A single Kwoniella bestiolae CBS 10118 chromosome 6, complete sequence DNA region contains:
- a CDS encoding DNA replication complex GINS protein PSF1, with translation MYGDLALQLVTSSHRSTLSTTPQLPLPKYALPLILSICLETRQLGQSITSAAEQHGQVSLSQDRSLVCNLTVQHLSARRNKRCLLAYLQTRVGGIKERWWDSGGSLAYLLSPSSSSSSTTGGDTSGMGSNSESEGTGDLRNNLSPQEIDFLRGYNNLMLDYKSDFLDVLDLTSSIDRPPSELMVDVRVLRDAGEVILESGERLDFRKGERFRLNRSGVERLIVQGYLEEV, from the coding sequence ATGTACGGCGACCTAGCTCTCCAACTAGTCACATCCTCCCACCGATCAACACTGTCCACCACGCCTCAACTCCCTTTACCCAAATACGCCCTCCCCCTAATCCTATCAATATGCCTCGAGACCCGTCAACTGGGTCAATCCATAACATCAGCAGCAGAGCAACACGGCCAGGTATCCCTATCCCAAGATCGATCGCTGGTATGTAATCTCACCGTGCAGCATCTATCTGCTCGAAGGAATAAACGATGTCTATTGGCATACCTGCAAACGAGGGTAGGAGGCATAAAAGAACGATGGTGGGATTCAGGAGGATCGTTGGCTTATCTCCTTTCTccgtcttcgtcctcctcctcgaccactGGGGGAGATACGTCAGGGATGGGAAGTAATTCCGAGAGTGAGGGCACAGGCGATCTACGGAACAACCTGAGTCCCCAGGAGATAGATTTTTTGAGGGGGTATAATAATTTAATGTTGGATTACAAGTCGGATTTTTTAGATGTGCTGGATCTCACTTCGTCGATTGATAGACCACCGTCGgagttgatggtggatgtCCGAGTGCTTAGAGATGCGGGAGAGGTTATACTGGAGAGTGGGGAGAGGTTGGATTTcaggaagggggagaggtTCAGGTTGAATAGGAGtggggtggagaggttgatcgtGCAGGGGTATTTGGAGGAGGTCTAG